One Agrobacterium vaccinii DNA window includes the following coding sequences:
- a CDS encoding glycosyltransferase family 32 protein: MPDKAYFDEMLARARRAIEQANFENARDILGQLSQASEQHLMGEKTALGLPRKLHSAYLRLAKTQGDAVTKTGYQYLLVPPPDVFELYGRFSLEDRREIAARNREPVPKILHQIWIGDKQVPVSTLAWAAHAAHHGLDYRLWREADLEAAGILAHPIFARMLADGDYPGAVDVARYIILHAFGGIYLDCDFYPARDDISFSDVLPMIGLTAFGEDVPRQTGTGSILLANSFIATPPGHPVFKRMLDAFPEIFERLPKAPAWWATGPLIFTVVARAGSVCLAGGDFVAANVPDRSPLSEVEAIRERGDANGDGLLIAWKSW, from the coding sequence ATGCCCGACAAGGCCTATTTCGACGAAATGCTGGCACGTGCCAGACGGGCAATCGAGCAGGCGAATTTCGAGAACGCTCGCGATATTCTCGGGCAGCTTTCGCAGGCGAGCGAGCAACACCTGATGGGTGAGAAAACGGCGCTCGGTTTGCCGCGCAAGCTTCACTCTGCCTATCTTCGACTGGCCAAGACGCAAGGTGATGCGGTCACAAAAACCGGCTACCAATATCTGCTGGTTCCGCCCCCTGACGTGTTCGAACTCTATGGCCGATTTTCGCTCGAGGACCGGCGCGAGATCGCCGCCAGAAACCGGGAGCCGGTCCCGAAAATCCTCCATCAGATATGGATCGGAGACAAGCAAGTCCCTGTATCGACCCTTGCCTGGGCTGCCCACGCTGCCCATCACGGTCTTGATTATCGCCTGTGGCGTGAGGCAGATCTTGAAGCGGCCGGGATTCTGGCTCACCCCATTTTTGCGCGCATGCTGGCTGATGGCGATTATCCCGGTGCCGTCGACGTTGCGCGCTACATCATTCTGCATGCGTTCGGTGGTATCTATCTGGATTGTGATTTTTACCCGGCGCGTGACGATATCAGCTTTAGCGACGTCCTGCCGATGATCGGGTTGACGGCCTTTGGCGAGGATGTGCCGCGTCAGACCGGAACGGGTAGCATCCTCCTGGCCAACTCGTTCATAGCAACGCCGCCGGGCCATCCCGTTTTCAAGCGCATGCTGGATGCGTTTCCCGAAATCTTTGAACGACTGCCGAAAGCACCGGCCTGGTGGGCAACGGGTCCGCTTATCTTTACCGTCGTTGCACGTGCGGGTTCGGTCTGTCTCGCAGGCGGCGATTTCGTTGCTGCCAACGTCCCCGACAGGTCTCCTCTCAGCGAAGTCGAAGCGATCAGGGAACGCGGCGATGCGAATGGCGATGGCCTGCTGATCGCCTGGAAATCATGGTGA
- a CDS encoding glycosyltransferase family 4 protein encodes MKIAFYAPLKSPHHPVPSGDRLMSRLLIKAMQLCGHEVTVVSELRSFLREPDGDANTSLRVTASAEKERIIADWRANGRPDIWFCYHPYYKARDLLGPDLCRRFELPYVTAEASYSARRNASGWSETQAELLDDLRFAAVNICFTRRDRDGLIHADPNLACTMLPPFIDASRFVTTAPNPTDNHLVTVAMMRSGDKFSSYQALASALALVPKNFTWTLNIIGDGPERDAVQRLFETFDPNRIVWHGEQNPTNVADILSRSSLYVWPGHGEAYGLAYLEAQAAGLPVIAENIAGVPEVVRDGETGLLTASGDIKAYADAVMTLLTQHDLRRDMARKARQFATEERSLENAAATLNGILTNLPEQTS; translated from the coding sequence ATGAAAATCGCATTCTATGCACCGCTGAAATCGCCACATCATCCGGTGCCATCCGGCGACCGTTTGATGTCACGCCTTCTGATCAAAGCGATGCAGCTTTGCGGACATGAGGTAACTGTCGTCTCGGAGTTGCGCAGTTTTCTGCGCGAGCCCGACGGAGATGCAAATACCTCATTGCGGGTGACAGCCAGTGCTGAGAAAGAGCGCATCATCGCCGATTGGCGAGCGAATGGCAGGCCGGATATCTGGTTTTGCTACCACCCCTATTACAAAGCGCGGGACCTTCTGGGACCGGATCTGTGCAGGCGCTTCGAATTGCCCTATGTTACCGCAGAGGCGTCCTATTCCGCGAGACGCAACGCGTCGGGCTGGTCTGAGACACAGGCAGAGCTCCTCGACGATCTGCGTTTTGCCGCTGTGAATATCTGTTTCACACGCCGGGACCGCGATGGGCTCATCCACGCGGATCCAAACCTCGCATGCACCATGCTCCCTCCCTTCATCGACGCCTCCAGATTCGTCACAACGGCTCCAAACCCGACGGACAACCACCTCGTCACGGTGGCGATGATGCGTTCCGGTGACAAGTTCAGCAGCTATCAGGCGCTAGCCAGCGCGCTTGCTCTTGTGCCAAAGAATTTTACCTGGACGCTTAATATCATAGGCGATGGCCCGGAGCGCGACGCGGTGCAGCGTCTTTTCGAAACCTTCGATCCCAACCGTATCGTCTGGCATGGCGAGCAAAATCCGACCAATGTCGCAGACATTCTGTCGCGCTCATCGCTCTATGTCTGGCCCGGCCATGGCGAAGCCTATGGGCTCGCCTATCTGGAGGCGCAGGCGGCTGGCTTGCCGGTCATCGCAGAGAATATCGCGGGGGTTCCAGAGGTTGTGCGAGACGGCGAGACCGGTCTACTAACAGCATCAGGAGATATCAAAGCCTATGCCGACGCGGTTATGACACTGCTTACGCAGCATGATCTACGCCGGGACATGGCACGCAAAGCGCGCCAGTTTGCGACGGAAGAACGCTCGCTCGAAAATGCAGCAGCCACGTTGAACGGCATCCTCACAAACCTGCCGGAGCAGACATCATGA
- a CDS encoding polysaccharide deacetylase family protein — MTERLLLDTLDEFASRGVVADLWLRDDDATQPSAALDRLLALSAEFSVPMTLAVIPEPTDISLAYRLAQTSGIDVAVHGWAHRNHATPAEKKRELGLHRPLDAVMDDLRLGFDKLTSLHEARFVPMLVPPWNRIDDAVIAELPQIGFKALSVYGPEKSNVFPLFNTHVDVIDWRGTRGGKDHDLLFAETAERMREALATGGMTGILTHHLDHDESVWAFLHHLFSLTADHPGCRWRSSRQWLAGISP, encoded by the coding sequence ATGACGGAAAGACTGTTGCTCGACACGCTGGATGAGTTCGCCAGCCGAGGTGTTGTCGCCGATCTTTGGCTGCGGGATGACGATGCCACGCAGCCGAGCGCAGCGCTTGACCGCCTGCTTGCCCTTTCGGCTGAATTTTCTGTTCCTATGACCCTCGCCGTCATTCCCGAGCCCACAGACATATCGCTGGCATATCGTCTAGCGCAGACCAGCGGGATCGACGTTGCGGTTCATGGCTGGGCGCATCGCAACCACGCCACCCCCGCAGAGAAAAAACGCGAACTCGGACTCCACAGGCCGCTCGACGCCGTCATGGACGATCTGCGCCTTGGATTTGACAAGCTGACCTCGCTGCATGAAGCACGCTTCGTGCCCATGCTCGTGCCACCATGGAACCGCATCGATGACGCGGTGATCGCCGAACTACCCCAAATCGGGTTTAAAGCCCTGTCGGTCTACGGTCCTGAAAAAAGCAACGTGTTCCCCCTCTTCAACACCCATGTCGATGTCATCGACTGGCGCGGGACGCGGGGTGGCAAAGACCATGACCTGCTGTTTGCCGAAACGGCGGAGCGGATGCGGGAAGCGCTGGCGACGGGCGGAATGACCGGCATCCTCACCCATCATCTTGACCACGACGAGAGCGTTTGGGCGTTTCTTCATCACCTGTTTTCACTGACCGCCGATCACCCCGGTTGCCGCTGGCGGTCTTCGCGTCAGTGGCTTGCTGGCATCTCACCATGA
- a CDS encoding nucleotide sugar dehydrogenase → MTSSSNAQQLLDLIQSKKAKAGVIGLGYVGLPLAMTIARSGFEVVGFDIDPGKITAIDAGESYIEAVSHDVLNGARADGLFTATCDFAKLGECDVIAICVPTPLTKYRDPDLSYVENTCREIAATLRPGQLIVLESTTYPGTTDGIVKSILEKTGLRSATDFFLGFSPEREDPGNRDFQTSTIPKVVAGDGEDAGQLMAAFYGAVVKTVVPVSTNATAEAVKITENVFRAVNIALVNELKVVYEAMGIDIWEVIDAAKTKPFGFMPFYPGPGLGGHCIPIDPFYLTWKSREYELPTRFIELAGQINTGMPRHIVGRLAEALDIHRGKALSRSKVLIVGLAYKKNVPDIRESPSLKLIELIKERSGQPSYYDSYVSEIPKTREYGDLLGMKSVTWDAQTIGAFDAVLIATDHDDIDYQSLSEWAPLIIDTRNAFARRGIVASHIIKA, encoded by the coding sequence TTGACTTCCTCTTCAAACGCACAGCAACTTCTTGATCTGATCCAATCTAAAAAGGCGAAGGCCGGTGTTATCGGCCTCGGCTATGTCGGCCTGCCGCTTGCCATGACCATCGCCCGTTCCGGCTTCGAGGTCGTGGGTTTCGATATCGATCCGGGCAAGATCACAGCCATCGATGCGGGCGAAAGCTACATCGAGGCCGTTTCACACGATGTTTTGAACGGCGCGCGCGCTGACGGCCTGTTCACCGCGACCTGCGACTTCGCAAAGCTTGGCGAATGCGATGTGATCGCGATCTGCGTGCCGACGCCGCTGACGAAATACCGCGATCCCGATCTGTCCTATGTCGAAAACACCTGCCGGGAAATCGCCGCCACGTTGCGCCCTGGGCAATTGATCGTTCTCGAATCGACCACCTATCCCGGCACCACGGATGGTATCGTCAAATCCATTCTCGAAAAGACCGGGCTCCGGTCCGCTACGGATTTCTTCCTCGGCTTTTCTCCAGAACGGGAAGACCCCGGCAATCGTGATTTCCAGACTTCGACCATTCCGAAAGTGGTGGCGGGCGACGGTGAGGATGCGGGCCAGTTGATGGCGGCCTTTTATGGCGCAGTCGTCAAGACAGTTGTACCTGTGTCCACGAACGCAACGGCAGAGGCCGTGAAAATCACCGAAAACGTCTTTCGGGCCGTCAACATCGCGCTCGTCAACGAGTTGAAGGTCGTCTATGAAGCGATGGGCATCGATATTTGGGAGGTGATCGATGCGGCAAAAACCAAGCCGTTCGGTTTCATGCCGTTTTATCCGGGCCCGGGCCTTGGCGGCCACTGCATCCCGATCGATCCCTTTTATCTCACGTGGAAATCCCGCGAATATGAACTGCCGACGCGCTTCATAGAGCTTGCCGGGCAGATCAATACTGGCATGCCGCGCCATATCGTCGGTCGGCTGGCAGAGGCGCTCGATATCCATCGCGGCAAGGCATTGAGCCGCTCGAAGGTCCTGATCGTTGGCCTCGCCTACAAGAAGAACGTCCCTGATATCAGAGAAAGCCCGTCGCTGAAGCTGATCGAACTCATCAAGGAACGCAGCGGCCAGCCGTCCTACTATGATTCCTACGTTTCGGAGATTCCAAAGACGCGTGAGTATGGCGATCTCTTGGGCATGAAGTCCGTGACCTGGGACGCACAGACGATTGGCGCTTTCGATGCCGTTCTCATCGCAACCGATCACGACGACATCGACTACCAAAGCCTCAGCGAATGGGCACCCTTGATCATCGATACGCGCAACGCCTTTGCCCGACGCGGCATCGTCGCAAGCCACATCATCAAAGCCTGA
- a CDS encoding class I SAM-dependent methyltransferase, translating into MSRLDSFIRRLTAQRDILNHVHADLDLPAQGAVMEIGLGNGRTFNHLRELFPDRRIVAFDRAMGAHASSVPDEKDLVIGEIAETAQDYLGGEASLVHADIGTGYPEKDAVTLTWLPQLVAGMLAKGGVAVSGLPLEENSLNPIPVPASVPEDRYFLYRKV; encoded by the coding sequence ATGAGCAGACTGGACAGCTTCATTCGCCGCCTGACGGCGCAGCGTGATATCCTCAACCACGTGCACGCCGATCTCGATCTACCAGCGCAAGGTGCGGTGATGGAGATCGGGCTTGGCAACGGGCGCACCTTCAACCATCTTCGCGAGCTGTTCCCGGACCGCCGCATCGTGGCTTTCGACCGGGCCATGGGCGCCCACGCGTCCTCCGTGCCGGATGAAAAGGATCTTGTCATTGGCGAGATCGCAGAGACAGCGCAGGACTATCTCGGGGGCGAGGCATCGCTGGTGCATGCGGATATCGGCACGGGGTACCCGGAAAAGGATGCGGTGACATTGACATGGCTGCCTCAACTCGTCGCGGGAATGCTTGCCAAGGGTGGGGTGGCCGTCTCGGGGCTTCCGTTGGAAGAGAACAGCCTGAACCCCATTCCTGTCCCGGCCTCGGTGCCGGAAGACCGGTATTTTCTCTACCGCAAGGTCTAG